From one Lotus japonicus ecotype B-129 chromosome 3, LjGifu_v1.2 genomic stretch:
- the LOC130745311 gene encoding uncharacterized protein LOC130745311 — protein MSRISKRVQTLGSDLSCVCTRESLTSTVHLMWSSRLPQSQLNPMWRLRLIDHQEILLAGLWGVITVLQIATMWQNL, from the exons ATGTCCAGAATCTCAAAAAGG gtacAAACACTTGGGTCAGATTTGAGCTGCGTGTGCACAAGAGAGTCATTGACCTCTACAGTTCACCTGATGTGGTCAAGCAGATTACCTCAATCACAATTGAACCCGATGTGGAGGTTGAG GTTAATTGACCATCAAGAAATTCTCTTGGCTGGACTTTGGGGGGTCATTACAGTTTTGCAAATTGCTACAAT GTGGCAGAACTTATAG